A window of Aptenodytes patagonicus chromosome 1, bAptPat1.pri.cur, whole genome shotgun sequence genomic DNA:
gGGAGTAGGAGGGATTTGCAGCGGGTCGTTCAGGTGAAGAATCCAGTGGAGTAATTTGAtcagggcaggaggaaagggacaagaaaacaaaacacaatgatGGCCCTGGTACTGTCAGTTTAGAAACAGGTCTGTGTGTTTTCCTTGGTAAATGCAATTCTTGCAGCTGCAGTAACAAAAATCCCGGGTGCAATGAAGGGCATGTGCTCTGCAGGATTTCTGGTGGCTCCTTGCAGGTGGGGAATGGGCCGTgggcaagagagagagaaacgaagggagagagagaaggcgGCGACGGTATAAGGGCTCTATAGGGGCGATGCAAAGCTGATCCGAGCAGATGGCTTCCTGCCACCTAAAACTTCCACGTCGTGAAATCCCATTAAGCGCAGAGTTTAATAAAGTTCTGGATATCAAGAAGAAGCAGCTATTTAAAGCCTTGATCACCTGCCAAACGTGGCTTTATGGGCCATATTTCCTGTCCCAGATCACTTCTCTCTTCTCTCATCTCCTGGCCGTGCTTCCCCCTCTGGCCTCCTTTGTAAAATGAAATGCCCAGCGACGGTGCTGCCATAGCTGGTGCCCAGTCCAAGGTGTTCCCATGCAGGGGTGTCCGGGGTTAAATTAATACAATTATAAGCAGGACTCCTGGAGTCCAGGTAGGGTGAACCCTCTGGATGAGCCCTTGCCCTTtataaaggttttatttctttcgCCCCAGTGGGGTACGGCGTCGTGTTGGTACCGAGGGTGCGCGGCACCGTGCTGCGAGTATGAGCTTTCTGATAAACAGTGTTTCAGGTGGAGAGGAAAGAGCCCGGAGCAATCAAAGACATGAAGAGCACCAAGCAAACAATGATCATTTGCTGATCTAGacaaattataatttaaaaaacatacgCATTCAGCAGAAATTATGGCTCATCATcccatttctgaatgaaaataatGCAAAGGAAACTTTCAATAATTCGTCTTTGCCTGGAAATATCTTGAAAAACTGGCCTCCAAGCCAGAGTGGGAAGTGTGAGTTTTCTGTTGGGGGCTTTCAACAGTGCTGGGTTGGTgagatatatatttttcttttccttcttctttatgtgtcctgcagggagaaaaaatgaaaactctggCCCCAAACCCTGGGAAAATCAAGTCCTTCTCCCTGCACTGTACGCACCACGTTAACTGTGACTAAGGTGAGGTTGTGAAATCGTTCCAGAGGTGGGGAAAAACTTGAAGCTTGATCTCCATGGTTTCACCTTGCTTGAGGAGCTCTATATAAATTCCAGGTGTCTGTCTTCCGGGATGTTATATTTAGCTTTGTGCTCCTCAAAGAGCTTGCACAATTCGTTTAGGTATTTCTGATGGACTTGATCAACCTCTTCCTCAGAGGGTCTGTGCTTCCTCTGCACTGGAATTGGCTTCCCAACTGGAAAACAAGCACAGGCGTTAGGAGGAGCCAGTGTCAGGTCCCTCTGGACACTTCACACTTCTTAGCACAGAGCTGGGGTCCACCTCTCCAAAGGCGCGGTGGATGGGTTCATATGACCAGTCATGTCCTGGGGTTTGGGAGGCAGCACAGCCCGGGAGGTAGGGAGATGGAGGTTCAGATCCTGGCCTCCTAGGTCACATCgctccttgcctcagtttccccatctgcaaagtTGGTTAATGCCGAAGACCCTCTGTGTAGCTCTCTGAAGTAAAAAGTACCGCATCCCAGTGCAGTCCCTACAGCTGCTCCTAACATCTCAGATGTGCTGCAGACAAAGACAACGTCATCCTAATATTTGGGTTGGGCTTTCCAAGCTGTTCCCACATGGCCCTGGGAAACTGCATTgcaaatggggaaactgaggcacgggggagCCCAAGGCTATCTGAATACACAAGCGATTGGGGTTCTTCCACTTTGCTCAGATCAAAGCCCCAGCCATCAGCCTCAGCCTGATTTTTATTAGGAAGCAAGTACCCACTCATCTTTAGAAAATCATGCTTTTTTCAAGGGCAAATCTAAATAATTTGATTCCCAGCACTAGAAGAAGCCCCCTCCCATCTCCCAGAGCAACCAGCAGCAGGACCAGGTGCTTGCAGGGGACAGGGAAGTCCATGAGATACCTCTCTTGCTCTGGTCTCTTACTCAAATTGTGTTTGTCAAGTGACGGAGGGTTTCATCATCGTGTAACGCTGCTCCTCATCGGACTAATGAAGAGCCCTTGTGATACTGCACAGCTCGTAAACCCATTGAGACAATCCAAACAGGTTGTAAAACAATTAGAAGTAATTGCTGGCTGTCAAACCTAATCAGTGGGGTGAGCTCTGACCTTTCCAAACAGCCTCTTTAATTAGACTAATTCACAGAGCATCAGTCATGCCGGTGGGCCAAGCATGGAGTTGTTGAAACCAGGCAAAACTTCTTCAAAACCAAAGACTTTCTTGAAATTTAGTCTCCTGTGGGCATGGTCTCAAGTCGAAACAGCGTGACTCGTTCACGTGCAAACAGGTTGGGTTTTGTGGCTGTCTGCACGGGACACCGAGCAAACCTGCAAACCGTGTAGGTTTTGTCCTACTTGTGTTTGTGAAATTAGCTTTAACCCAACGCTACTGCAGTGGTTTGTACCATCGGGTTGCGCTGGGGTTGGGGTTGGCTGCACCCCACAGGGGTGATGGGGTGGCCATGTTTGCTCTGCGgctttctcagcacagcccagaTGACCTGGGCTCTGCCGTAAGACCAAGCCAGGGTCCCAAACTAGCGTGACACGTGAGCAGTTGGGGATGCTCCTTTGCCAGCACATTTCTAGCCCACCGCATCTCGTGCTCTCTGCCATGATGCTCCAGCCCGGCAGGAGGATGACACAACCCAGGGACCGTCCCTGCTCCCCCCTTTGGCCAGGGTGAGTGTGGCCGGCATTGTGCCGGCGTGCCGAGGAAGGACTTACCCACGGTGCAGATGGGCCGCCGGTAGGGTACCAGCCCGAAGCTGTACTGGAAGATGCCTCGCGCGTAGAATATGGGAAGGGAGATGCCCATGATCTGCTGGAGCCGGTGCTGGAGCTGCCGCAGCCAGGAGCCCTTGGGGTTTCTCACCTGATCGAAGAGGTCGTTCTCCCCAAAGGAAAAGATGGGAACCagaggggtgctgtggggtgccaAACCCAATGTAGGGGCATGAAGATTAGCAAAGCCCACCCCAAAACACCTTCCCCACTCTCCAAAATCAGCAGGAACACCCCATTACCCAGCCACAGACCGGAGCATTCCTCCCCAAGCGCCCCTTGACCCCATCCCCTGCATCACCCGTGCTCGATGGCCAGGCGGACAAATCCCTTCCTATTCTTCAGCAGCAAGGTGCAGGATCCCGGCCGGGCATCCAGCGCCTCCTGCGCCCCGCCGACGACGATGGCCAGCATGTTCCCACCCTCCAGCTTCTGCAGCACGTAGGATGCGCTCTCCTTGTCGGAGGAGACAAggcctggggggcagagaggaagaaaaaaacgaGCATCTGTAAAACCGACACGACTGTGGTTCGCTctgtatcttttttccccattatccAGCTCCGGAGGGGTGCCAGGCACTTTATTTTCAGAGTTTTCCTACACTTTGGCGAtctcagcccagctcctctgAAAGGTGCTGGATTCATGCATAGCTCCGCTGTGTGAATATACAATTATCCCTTTGCTGTCTCGGGCAGAAGTGAGaaacggggaaaaaaatgaggaaaaaagtaaactgaGAACTAGCTGCGCTTAAGCCCCAGGGAAAATCTGTTTCAGTTTGTTGTCAAATTAAACCATGTCCAACCCTGAACCATTCCAGAAGTGGTGAAACATTTGCTTTAGGTCAAAACACACACGAATTTCAGTGGATGCTGCTAATTTAAAGTGGAATTCAATGCAGAATTTGGTCCCTTGTTGTTATTTACTTACAAAAGTTAGAAACCTTTAATTCAGAAATGACAAAGCAacgttttttttattttttaaaaaaatccttgtttcaggggctgaaataatttgcaaattaaAACCTCTTTGTCAAATGGATTCAATCGACCTGAAAATGAGCTATGCACCGAACTCCCACATTACAGCGATTAAACCTTCTTTCGCCTGGGTCATAACTCTCTCATATCTCACTGTTATGATTCCTCGCTCTCcgtgtaaatattttttcagcagcaggagccagggtTTACATGGAAAACAGGGTGACGAATGCCCTGGGGTATCTCGGACGGAGCTGGATGCCTATGTTTTGTCTATTGAATCCTGCCTACGACATGAGCCCATTTGGCTGGAGAAGTGGCCGTTCCCCAAGACCACCGGTGAGAGATGGAGGTCATCTCCTGCCGGTCTCCAGAAATCTCTCCAGactcccttttccctctctccatttAATTCTTACctattccttttcatttcttcttcctctcctgccacGGGGTTTTGCAACAGCGCGAGCTGCTATTTGCATCCTCTCTCCCCGGCTGCTGCTTCCcggcaagcagcagcagcagcttcggAAAAATaggttttctccctctttcagtgGCAACCACCATTTCCAGCCTGAATGTTATTTGCACGGGAAGAAAGAAATACGGGACCCCCCTGTCCTGCTGGTCTCTACTGACTCAGCGTTTCTGCTCACAATCTGCTCTGCATGGTGCTGTTACACAGCGCCTGGCACGGCAGTGCCCTGAGCTCAGCGGTGGCCTGTGAAGTCGAACAACATAGATAGGAGCTAGGAGGGCAATTTTTAACTTCAGAGAGTTTTTGGatgccacctccagcagctgtgTCCCTGCATGGGATCAGATCGGCCACAGATGGGGACAAACAGACCCTTGCCTCCTCTTCCCAAGCCTCCCTGGTGTTTTCACTCTCTGGTCCCCCAAAAAGCATCTGACTCACCCACACATCCCACCACTTGCCCATGCTGCCGCCCTGCTTACCTGCGCTCATCAGGCAGTCCCTCAAGAAGGGGACGCGAAACCacagggagagcatcatcaggtGTGGGGTGATGCCTGGGAAGAGCGTGGAGAAGCCCGATGCCTCTGTGCAGAAATTGAGAAAGGCTCCTGCTGCCAGGATCCCGTGGGGATGAAACCCCACCAGGTAGTTCTGCCTAGGGTCCAGCTCTGCCGTCTTCACCAGCTGGACACAGGGATGGAGCAAAAAAGGGGGCCATGAGTTAGTGCTGTCACCTTGGGGGGGATGGAGCATTGGCTATGGAGAGCAGataggagatttctggagggggGTCCCTAGCACCCACCGTGCCTTCTGTTGGAAGAGGTCAACTGGAACAACTCAATCATTTTTCACTGAGATGTATTTCCTTGCCTGTATTTCCATCCCCTCCCACCCACTGGCCCAAAATGACATTTCCAATGGCGCAGTTCCTCATGTTGCCCCGAGCTGGCCCAGATGCTGTTGGGAACctactttgtttaaaatgtcCTCCGATACATTTTctaatatggggaaaaaaagctaaaaagtgagaaaagggtGATTAtttccaccaccacccctccaCCCCACAACCAGAACAGCAAAGGGAGCGCAGAATCCCTCTGGCGATGATCCACGTAAAGCTGCTACCTGGCGCAGGGACACGTCCCTGCTCAACAACACAGTGTGGACCCAAGGTTTGTCCTGTCCTGAAGTACATGTCGGGTGATTCAAGGATGCTTTTGTACTTGGTAAGGTGAGATCCAGCTCCCAGACATCTAACAGAGAACAAGTTGATGGTTTTCTTTCCACTGGGGAAAGCCTGCAAGAACCCAGCCGCCTGTGCCCGTGTTAGGTGTCCAGGTAATCCATCAAAGAGCAATGGGTGTCTGCCCAAGGTTGCTGCAGTTTTACCGGGAGGAGGGAATGGGGAATGCCCATGCCCAGCCTCTAGAGATGGACAGCATGGGTTGCAGATACAGTGCAGCCCATGGCCAGCCCTTGAAGGCTGGCTAAGCAGCTAGCTGAAATACTCGGCCAATCTGAAAGTGGGTTTGGAGCCTGGGAGATACTACATGGGAGAACGGGTGCCACAGCAGAAGAGGGGACGATTAAAGGGGGATAAGGGACAACCAGGGTTTGGACTATGTGCGCTACGCTTGCTGTGGACTGCCCAGAGGAGAGGGGCTGGTGTGACAAACCCACCCTCGAGCTACGCCACAGAGAAGACCCCGCCATGCCAACACCAGCCAGCACGTGCGTAACCCAGGCAGAAGCAGTCGAAACTGAACGCTGATGCCTCTGCACCCTTTCTGTGCGTGCCGAGGATGCTCACAGCACCGGGGGAGGATGAACCTTTCCAAGGTTAGCCATCACAGAGCCACCGTGAATTTCCAAACAGCTCAAAGGCACTTGCGCTCAAGAAGAACCAAAGCCCTGTGCGTTGTAGCGCGTCGCCCCTCCGAGTACCCCGGTCCCATCCGCACTCGGGGAGCAGCTAATGGTGCATGTGTTTTCCTAGAAGCAGCCAGAGCCGCAGGTTAATCACGAGggtgtattttacttttttacgTCGTGGCTAATTTCCCATCTGTCCTAAGGCACTGTTGACTCTACACATGTGCCCATTGAAGCGCCTGCTCCTAATGAGGGGAACGGGCAAACAAGAGTCCCACCGCTGCCCGGGCGCAGAGGTGCCTAGGCAGGAAGAGGGGCAGATGGCTGAATGACTAAGTGCCCAGGGCCGCCTGCCACCATTTGCTCATTTTTGAGTAATCTCGGCTTGCATCAATGTTTCCTGCATTCATCTTCGGCTTCCAAACAGCCTTTCATCTCTGCGTGATTTATAAGCAGGGAGGCGAGATGCTCAGGTGTGTTGGAAACCACTAAATCTTCATCTGTGTGTGTGCGGGGCAGCAAGAAGAGGTGGGTGACAGCAGGCTTAACACCTGGCTGCACCCCAAGCTCACACCACCCTCCTTGCTAATGAAGAGCCGAACTCAGGGTATCCACTGAGCTGTGCAAAATGCTTCAACGGGAGAGTTCTCCTGTGCTAAGACACCTCACTTCCTTAAAAACCCTCCCTAGGAGACATCCGGCTGCTGCCTTGGTGGTCACCCCaatgaaaggggagggaggacaggagaggaaagaatgaagaatAGGGCcggtagcaataggacaaggggtaatggttttaaactaaaagaggggagattcagactagatctaaggaagaaatgttttacgctgagggtggtgaagcactggcccaggttgcccagagaggtggtggatgccccatccctggaaacattccaggtcaggctggacggggctctgagcaacctgatcgagttgaagatgtccctgcccatggcaggggggttggactagatgagctttagaggtcccttccaacccaaaacattctgtgattctatgaatctcTGATAAGAAGTGAGGGAAGAAGGAGGTTATGTCCCCTTACAAAGAACTAGACACCCACCAACCAGCAATTTTTCCAGCTCTATTTCTGGCTGATCATATCTTCTTTTGGTACTTTCCATTGAGATCACcttgtgatttattttatttgttgtaGTGCACACCTATTTTCAGCTActgcatttttcatcttgatCTGCATTATCCTATTAttttctgggcttttttgtttggtttttttttttgttttttaaaggctaATTCTGGCTACAGACAAAGCCAAACGCAACCCCTGGTGTTTTATGATGCCCCTGGATGGCACATCTGTCACTGATAAATGATTCCTCATCTCCCTAGTGGCCTCAATGCCACTAAAGTCTCAATGCCTACCAACTATTGTTGCTTCTGGATAGGGCCTTTTAAACCACACACGCATTTTGGAGCTTGATCATGATCTATATATCCAACTCTATGTATCCTATGCATCCGgatgacaggaacctcatgaagttcaacaaggagaagtacaaagtcctgcatctggggaggatcaaccccatgcaccagtacatgctggggcccacccagcttggcagaaaagggcctgggtgtcctggtggacaccaagttgaatatgagccagcaatgggacCCCGCAGCAAAGAAGgcgaatggtatcctgggctgcattagatatatcgccagcaggaggagggaggtcgtcattcccctctattcagcactggtgaggccacacctggagtactgtgtccagttttgggctcctcagtacaacggagacatggacatactggagagagcccagcgaagggccacaaagatgataaaggaactggagcatctctgctgtgaggagaggctgaaagagctgggacagttcatcctggagaagagaaggctcgggggggatctcatcaatgtatataagtacctgaagggagggtgcaaagatgacagagccaggctctgttCGATGGTGCCCTgcggcaggaccagaggcaatgggcacaaactgaaacacaggaggttccctctgaacatcaggaaacactttttccctgtgagggtgaccgagcactggcacaggttgcctggagaggttgtggagtctccatccttggagatattcaaaaaccaccTGGGCACGGtctgggcaaccagctctgggtggctctgcttgagcacaaggggttggaccagatgacctccagagttcccttccaacctcaaccagtctgtgattctgtgattttttaatCCCTGCTCTAAGCCATGGGCAGCTAGAAGGTAGGTGTCTGGTCATTCAAGAGTTGGTGGATCTGGTCAATGTTTCTGCAAGAGCTGTCCCCTGCAGTAGCACTGACCACATCTTAGTGACTTAGTTGAATTATTTGCCTCTTTCCGCTTTGTAAACTGGGCTTCTTCCATGGCAtaagaaaaggaggggagagaaggtcCCCATGTTATCACAGTGTCTACTCACTTTTGGATGATTTCATAGGATTATAGAATatcagaatggtttgggttggaagggacctctaaaggccatctagtccaacccccctgccgtgggcagggacatcttccactagaacaggttgctcagagccccgtccagcctgacctggaatgtttccagggatggggcatccaccacctctctgggcaacctgggccagtgtctcaccaccctcatcgtaaaaaaacgATCACCAGAAATTACAGAGAAACCAAAGTGCCTGAATAAGAGTGAGAAGGAAATCTGTAGCAGAGGAGAGGCTTGGGCAGTGTCTCTTACGCTGTCGGTCAGGCCCCTGGACTCTAAACCACCCTTCTCCTTCTGGAAACTCTTTAACGCAGAAACTTGATCCTCCCATCTGGTTTTTTCCCACTGTTGATtcactccttccccctcctcctgccagagGTCAGTCTCTGTATGACAGGCTGTTTCCAAACTGCCAGGAAAGTTAATACCTGACACcgcacagcccagctccctcgTGCACCCCAGCCCCCAAGTACTTAACGGGGCTGGGGTTGAGGTGCAGAGGGGTGGgactcccctccctcctgccttggCCGGGTTGTCATTTCCACACCCGCCGGATGGCGTTTGCTGCTCTGGTCTTTCTGGGTGAGTTGAACATTTAATAATTGTCGAAGGACTTAAGGGTCCAGCCAAGCCGGTCTGTGCATAAACATCTAAGTGAGACAAGTGCTTGACTCGAAGTTTTCTTGGTAAGACCAGTTTCTCATCTCAGAGGCATCTGAGGGATGCCAAATTAATGTGGTCCGAAGGCAAGGAGCTGTTATCAGCTCAGGGTTGTGCTCTCCAAACTGAGCCATGGGTTTGCTGGCTTCCCCAAGCTTCCCCTCGGCACGGTCGGGATGCTGGTTTGTTTCTTGGCTGCTGACAGTGGTAATGACCCCTTGTCAAAGGTGTTATGAGTCCTTCCAGATCACAGATCTGGGGTGATCCTGGCCTTCCCAATAAATGAACTTAAATTTGTGTTTTGGAGGATGAGGTCTACTTTATGCTTCTCCTTCATGGAGAAATATCTTGATAGCTACAGTTGTTCAGTGCTCACAGTGATCACTCAGTAGCAGAACCCCCCCCTTTATTCTGTCTACTCAAATGTGGGTCCAAGACATGGGTGAAACCCTGCCCCAGTTCCCCCAGCTCCCGCAGAGACATGGCGAGACCTGCTCCATGCACTGTCAGCCGTGTGAGGGAAATGCATACGCAGACGTTCAGGAGCTCTGATGAGAGGCCACGTACTGGCCAGGATCTCAAGCAaattaatgcaaattaattttaaactggaTTAGTTAAACCGCATTAACATCCCAAGCAGATGCTCTTAGCTGGAATTAAAGTGGCTTTTGtttggtatttgttttgttttgttttttttttaattcattttggaGTGGAATTAAGCTAATTGGAATTAGGGCTTCTGAGTCACTGTATCAGCACAGGAGTTCAGCACTGGTTTAACAAGGCTGCTTTAATTCACCCCTCGAGATGTGGCTGGGGTTTCCTGGTTGTCCTCTGCGGACTGGACTGTCCTGCCCCAAACCAcgggaggaggaaggatgggCGATTCCCCGTGTAAGGCTGGTGCACTAATATTTGAGGAAAGTAAAATACTCCCTGAGTCGAAAGGGTTGGAGGGCTGGGTGCTCCAGCACGCCCTGGAGATGAAGCGGTACCCAGGCATTGTTTGCAGGGCTGAGGGGATTAAAAAGTTGTTAAGTGAGGAATTAGATCGAGTCAAGTGGAGATGAGTACGGGCAGTGCATGGTGCTTGCCGTGCCGGGGGACGGGTAGACAGAGAGAGCACTGACATGCCATGACATTGCATCCTTAGGGATGGATGAACGTGGGGTAGGAGACAGGGAATAGCATGGCATTACCCCCACAGCTGTTCGCAGAGCAGAGGAGGATGTGGTCGGGAAGGCTGGTCGGCAAGCTTGTGCCTTCTTCATTTAAAGTCTCCCGAATTGAATTGCTATTGTATGTCTATTCTTCTCTGGCCCCAAACTCTGTTTCCAAGGACGTTGTGTTCATTAATCTGCTCTTAAGTAGGATAAACCTCCTTCCAACTTTGTCCTAAGCAAATCCTCAGGTGCCTTGCTGTCTACCCATGCACCTCCAAAGAGCATCTCTTGCAGGATGAAACATGCAGCCAGTTTCTCTGTGGGATGAAACCCAGCAGAGAAAACCAGAAATCCAGCCAGAGCCGAAGAAGGAGAAATTGTGCCAAGGCGAAGAGAAGCGGGTAGCCCACCCAAGGGTGTCTGGATGGAAGACCAAAGGAAGGGCAAATATTTgagtactgccagcagctgccgAGGAAGATGGGATTCAGGTCCCAGCAATGGTGTGAGTCTGAGAGGGACAGTTGGAGAAAGAGGGCTTTGGGCACTGGGGTTTTCTCCAGGTGCCACAATGCGAGGTCAGAGCTGTGTTTGCAGCAAGAATCGGGGAGTCTGACCAGCCAGGTGGGTTTAAATTGAGTTAGGATGGAACTTCATCACCCTCATTCCCAAAGCTGGGTAAGGACGGCAGCTCCAAAATGCCCAAGTCCTCCCTTGCTCTTGCGTGATGCTGCTTTTGGGGGTCTTGTAAGACCTCCTTTATCCAGTGGCTTAGCATGTTGCTTGGCAGAGCAGATGGTGGGACACAGTCCTCTGGTGGACCTGACCTCGGTGGTGGCCCCTCTCTTACTTAAGGTCACCCGAGGGCAGAGAAGAGAGGGCCAAGACATGCGACAGAGAAGTTcctcagaaaaggagagagagatggcTTTGGGCCATTTGGCCATGTCTTGCTTTTGCCCTAACAatccctcttctctcctccagcCAACAGAAGGAAGCAAAGTGAACAGCCAAGACTGCTGGAAACCAGAAATTATATTTAACGTCACGGGCCATAACTCAAAAGCCCAAGTTACAAATGATACCACTCttctatgaaaagaaagaaaatattcctggCAGGGCTTGGTTCATGCGAACTTGGGCTGTCGCCTCTGCAACGCTTCGTACTTCCCCAGAACCGCAACACACTCAAATAACCCCCGTCACGGTTTATGCAATTATGAGAATGAATGAGCTGTGGGATGGAGCCATCCCAAATCATAGCTCCTAGGGGTCAATTCTCCAATAACTCATTTTAGTTATGCTAACAAAAAAACAGTAACGCCAGCAAGTCCCCAAGCACAACGACAGAGGTTGGGACTCTGCCAGTCGCT
This region includes:
- the MOGAT2 gene encoding 2-acylglycerol O-acyltransferase 2, translating into MKIEFAPLFVPLQRRLQTASVVQWVFSFLGLAQCCTAAFIALFFTRFWLVSALYAAWWFIDREKPSKGGRRIHAIRNSVVWRYMRDYFPITLVKTAELDPRQNYLVGFHPHGILAAGAFLNFCTEASGFSTLFPGITPHLMMLSLWFRVPFLRDCLMSAGLVSSDKESASYVLQKLEGGNMLAIVVGGAQEALDARPGSCTLLLKNRKGFVRLAIEHGTPLVPIFSFGENDLFDQVRNPKGSWLRQLQHRLQQIMGISLPIFYARGIFQYSFGLVPYRRPICTVVGKPIPVQRKHRPSEEEVDQVHQKYLNELCKLFEEHKAKYNIPEDRHLEFI